From a single Nostoc edaphicum CCNP1411 genomic region:
- a CDS encoding ATP-binding protein, whose protein sequence is MLTLLKYPLHSIGFIPHGHCYLWQTGLVWLHIISDATIALAYYSIPFLLIYFISKRQDVPFNGVFVLFGAFIIACGTGHLIDIWTLWHPDYWVAGSLKALTAIISIYTAFALFYLMPQALTLPSPAQLEAINRVLTSEIVQRKRIEQELRKAEEVAQNASQAKSEFLANMSHELRTPLNGILGYTQILQRTESLSEKGRKGVSIIYQCGSHLLTLINDVLDLSKIEARKLELNRVGFYFPAFIDSVVEICRIQAEQKVIAFHVNLDPDLPTGVYADEKRLRQVLINLLSNAIKFTHEGSVSFQAKVISQELDADGKITNYKIRFEIADTGAGITPEQTQKIFQPFEQVGNQKRQSEGTGLGLAISQQIILLMGGQIQVQSELGKGSTFWFEVQLPESKDWAKVSRVIEQGTIIGYQGQKRTILIVDDKWENRSVIVNLLEPVGFRVVEASHGQEGWEQAIAHKPDLIITDLVMPVSDGFKFIKRLRWSNQFKKIAVIASSASVFAADQYKSVDAGANIFLPKPIEAEALLELLRKLLQLQWIFDGKADIIKKTDAGGIDQLEKMISPSNEILQQLLELAQDGDIQLLLESVQQLSASDEQLSAFTEQIIQLASNFQLKRLESFIQQHIN, encoded by the coding sequence ATGTTGACACTTTTAAAATATCCTTTGCACTCAATTGGTTTTATTCCCCACGGACATTGTTATCTCTGGCAAACGGGGCTAGTTTGGTTACACATTATTTCTGATGCCACGATCGCACTCGCCTATTATTCTATTCCCTTCCTACTGATCTATTTTATTTCCAAACGCCAAGACGTTCCTTTTAATGGAGTCTTTGTATTATTTGGTGCTTTTATCATTGCTTGCGGAACTGGACACTTGATAGACATTTGGACGCTTTGGCATCCAGATTACTGGGTTGCAGGTAGTCTCAAAGCTTTAACTGCGATTATTTCAATATATACAGCTTTTGCCTTATTTTATCTCATGCCTCAAGCTCTAACATTGCCTAGCCCTGCCCAGTTAGAAGCAATTAATCGAGTGCTCACAAGTGAAATTGTGCAGCGCAAGCGTATAGAGCAAGAACTGCGTAAAGCTGAGGAAGTTGCTCAAAATGCTAGCCAAGCAAAAAGTGAATTTCTTGCCAATATGAGCCATGAATTACGTACACCTCTTAATGGCATTTTGGGTTATACACAAATTCTCCAACGCACAGAATCTTTAAGCGAGAAAGGACGCAAAGGAGTCAGCATTATTTACCAATGTGGCTCTCATCTATTAACCTTGATTAATGATGTCCTGGATCTCTCCAAAATTGAAGCCCGGAAACTGGAATTGAATCGTGTTGGTTTCTACTTTCCTGCTTTTATAGATAGTGTGGTTGAAATTTGCCGTATCCAGGCGGAACAAAAAGTCATTGCATTTCATGTCAACTTAGATCCTGATTTGCCAACAGGCGTTTATGCTGATGAAAAACGCTTGCGACAAGTATTGATTAACTTGCTGAGTAATGCTATTAAATTTACTCATGAAGGTAGCGTTAGCTTCCAGGCTAAGGTTATTAGTCAAGAATTAGACGCCGATGGAAAGATAACAAACTACAAAATTCGTTTTGAGATAGCAGATACCGGCGCGGGTATAACCCCTGAGCAAACTCAGAAAATCTTCCAGCCCTTTGAGCAAGTGGGAAATCAGAAACGACAAAGTGAAGGTACTGGCTTAGGATTAGCCATCAGCCAACAAATTATTTTACTGATGGGTGGTCAAATTCAGGTGCAGAGTGAACTTGGCAAAGGTAGCACTTTCTGGTTTGAGGTGCAATTGCCAGAATCTAAAGATTGGGCAAAGGTTTCCAGAGTGATAGAGCAGGGAACTATTATTGGTTATCAAGGACAAAAACGCACGATTTTGATTGTGGATGACAAATGGGAAAACCGTTCGGTAATTGTAAATTTACTAGAGCCAGTTGGGTTTAGGGTTGTAGAAGCTAGTCATGGTCAGGAAGGATGGGAACAAGCTATAGCTCATAAACCAGACTTGATTATCACTGACCTAGTTATGCCTGTAAGCGATGGATTTAAGTTCATCAAACGTTTACGTTGGTCTAACCAATTTAAAAAGATTGCTGTTATTGCTTCGTCAGCTAGTGTATTTGCAGCCGATCAGTATAAGAGTGTTGATGCTGGTGCAAATATATTTCTACCAAAGCCTATAGAAGCTGAAGCCCTGCTGGAATTATTACGAAAACTTTTACAACTGCAATGGATTTTTGATGGCAAAGCAGACATAATCAAAAAAACTGATGCAGGTGGTATCGATCAGCTAGAGAAGATGATTTCTCCTAGTAATGAGATTTTACAACAGTTACTCGAACTAGCACAAGACGGCGATATTCAACTACTTTTAGAATCAGTTCAACAACTTTCTGCATCTGATGAGCAACTTAGTGCTTTTACTGAGCAAATCATCCAGCTTGCTAGTAATTTCCAACTTAAACGTTTGGAAAGTTTCATTCAACAACATATTAATTAA
- the dusB gene encoding tRNA dihydrouridine synthase DusB, giving the protein MISLSPILQARLSQPLKIGSFEVKSRVLQSPLSGVTDMVFRRLVRRYAPDSMMYTEMVNATGLHYVKQLPKIMEVDPNERPISVQLFDCRPDFLAEAAIKAVAEGADTVDINMGCPVNKITKNGGGSSLLRQPEIAEAIVREVVKAVDVPVTVKTRIGWNDNEITILDFAKRMEDAGAKMITVHGRTRAQGYNGNARWEWITRVKEVLSIPVIGNGDIFSVEAAVRCLEQTGADGVMCSRGTLGYPFLVGEIDHFLKTGEILPKPTPIQRLECARDHLQALWEYKGDRGVRQARKHMTWYAKGFVGAAELRGQLSLVEKVDQGLAMIDQAIEKLANGYELEEEAEGSLVML; this is encoded by the coding sequence ATTCTCCAAGCTAGACTTTCCCAACCCCTCAAAATTGGCTCCTTCGAGGTAAAAAGTCGGGTTCTCCAGTCGCCTCTATCTGGGGTTACAGATATGGTGTTTCGCCGTCTGGTGCGTCGCTATGCCCCAGATTCCATGATGTATACCGAAATGGTGAATGCTACAGGATTGCATTATGTCAAGCAGTTACCCAAAATCATGGAGGTAGACCCCAACGAACGCCCAATTAGCGTTCAACTATTTGATTGTCGTCCAGATTTCCTAGCAGAAGCAGCAATCAAAGCAGTTGCAGAAGGTGCTGATACTGTTGATATTAATATGGGTTGTCCAGTTAATAAAATCACTAAAAATGGTGGTGGTTCTTCGTTGTTGCGCCAACCAGAAATAGCAGAAGCAATTGTGCGGGAAGTGGTAAAAGCTGTTGATGTACCTGTGACAGTAAAAACCCGCATTGGCTGGAATGATAACGAAATTACTATTCTCGACTTTGCCAAGCGAATGGAAGATGCCGGGGCAAAGATGATTACGGTACATGGACGCACCCGCGCCCAAGGATACAATGGCAATGCTCGTTGGGAATGGATTACCCGTGTAAAAGAAGTGCTTTCTATCCCAGTAATTGGGAATGGAGATATTTTTTCTGTTGAAGCGGCGGTGAGATGTTTAGAACAAACTGGCGCTGATGGCGTTATGTGTTCTCGTGGAACTTTGGGTTATCCGTTTTTGGTGGGAGAAATTGATCATTTCCTGAAAACTGGGGAAATATTACCGAAACCTACCCCGATTCAGCGGTTGGAATGTGCAAGAGATCATTTACAAGCCTTGTGGGAATATAAAGGCGATCGCGGCGTGCGTCAAGCCCGTAAGCACATGACTTGGTATGCTAAGGGTTTCGTTGGTGCTGCCGAACTGCGAGGACAGCTAAGTTTAGTTGAAAAAGTAGATCAAGGTTTGGCAATGATTGACCAAGCAATTGAAAAACTGGCTAATGGTTATGAACTTGAAGAAGAAGCAGAAGGTAGTTTGGTAATGCTTTAG